AGTATTAACGTCATCGTTGATAAATTAAATACGCAACAACTAATTCCAACATCAAAATAAATTTTAATATGTCGAAACGAATTATAAAAAAAGTAGCCGTTCTCGGTTCAGGAGTTATGGGAAGCCGCATTGCTTGCCATTTTGCCAATATTGGAGTAGAAGTTTTATTATTGGATATTGTTCCGAAAGATGCTGGAACGGATAAAAAATCGCGCAATAAAATTGTGGATTCAGAATTGGCTTTCGCTTTGAAATCGAATCCTTCGCCTATTTACAAAAAGGAATTTGCCAAGCGCATTACCACTGGAAATTTTGATGATAATTTGAAAGATATTGCTTCGTGCGATTGGATAATTGAAGTGGTGGTGGAGCGTTTAGACATCAAACAACAAGTGTTTACGAATGTGGAAAAATACCGCAAACAAGGCACTTTGATAACATCCAATACTTCTGGAATTCCGATTCATTTAATGACGGAAGGTCGCAGTGAAGATTTCAAAAATAATTTTTGCGGATCACATTTTTTCAATCCGCCACGCTATTTAAAATTGCTGGAAATAATTCCTACTCCGCATACTTCGCCTGAAGTAATTGATTTTTTAATGAATTATGGAGATTTGTATTTGGGAAAAACGACTGTTTTATGTAAAGATACTCCTGCTTTTATTGCCAATAGAATTGGTGTTTTCGGAATTATGGCATTGTTTCATTTGGTTGAAAAAATGGGACTTACCGTTGATGAAGTGGATAAATTAACTGGTCCCGTTTTAGGTCGTCCGAAATCGGCAACATTCCGCACTTGCGATGTAGTTGGTTTGGATACATTGATTCACGTGGCAAACGGATTAGCCGCAAATTGCCCGAACGATGAAGCAAAAGAATTATTTGTGCTTCCGAATTACGTTGCTAAAATGGCTGAAAATAAATGGCTCGGAAGTAAAACCGAACAAGGTTTTTTTAAGAAGGTAAAAACTAAAGACGGAAAATCTGAAATACAGTCCTTAGACTTAAGAACATTAGAATATAAAACTTCTCAAAAAATAAAATTTGCAACATTAGAAAGCACAAAAACAATTGATAATCTGAACGACCGGATGAAAGTGTTGTTGGCAGGAAAAGACAAAGCGGGCGAATTTTACCGTGCTTCGTTTTACGGATTGTTCGCGTATGTTTCCAATCGTATTCCTGAAATTTCGGATGAAGTATATCGAATAGATTCCGCTATGAATGCAGGTTTTGGCTGGGAACTCGGACCTTTCGAAGCTTGGGACGCACTGGGAGTTTCCGAAACGGTTAAAGCAATGGAAAGTGCTGGAAACAAACCTGCCGCTTGGATTTATGAAATGCTGAAAGGTGGAAATACTTCTTTTTATAAAATAGAAAACGGGCAAAAGAAATATTACGACATTCCTACAAAAACATATAAAGCCATTCCGGGAACGGAAAATTTTATTTTGTTGGAAAACATTCGCGGCACAAAAACAGTTTGGAAAAATGCAGGAACGACTGTTACTGATATTGGCGATGGTATTTTAAATGTAGAATTTCACACGAAGATGAATACCATTGGAGGCGAGATTTTACAAGGGGTTAACACTGCAATTGAAATGGCGGAAAAAGATTTTCGCGGAGTAGTTATTTCCAACGAAGGACAAAATTTTTCTGCTGGAGCAAATGTGGGATTGATTTTTATGATGGCAGTTGAACAAAATTGGGACGAATTAAATTTCGCGATAAAATCATTTCAAAATACAATGATGCGCGTTCGATATTCGTCTATTCCGGTTGTGGTTGCGCCTCATAACATGGCTTTGGGCGGTTCGTGCGAAATGAGTATGCACTCCGATAAAGTGATGGCACATGCAGAAACCTATATGGGTTTGGTTGAATTTGGTGTTGGATTAATTCCGGGAGGTGGCGGAACCAAAGAGTTTGCCGTTCGTCTTTCTGATGAAATCCGCGAAGGCGATATCGAATTAAATAATTTCAGAAAACGTTTTTTAACCATCGGACAAGCACAAGTTTCAACATCTGCTTACGAGGCATTTGACTTAGGTTATTTACGTAAAGGACAAGATGCTGTTGTAGTTTCACTACCTCGCCTGTTGGCGGAAGCAAAA
This is a stretch of genomic DNA from Bacteroidia bacterium. It encodes these proteins:
- a CDS encoding 3-hydroxyacyl-CoA dehydrogenase/enoyl-CoA hydratase family protein, which codes for MSKRIIKKVAVLGSGVMGSRIACHFANIGVEVLLLDIVPKDAGTDKKSRNKIVDSELAFALKSNPSPIYKKEFAKRITTGNFDDNLKDIASCDWIIEVVVERLDIKQQVFTNVEKYRKQGTLITSNTSGIPIHLMTEGRSEDFKNNFCGSHFFNPPRYLKLLEIIPTPHTSPEVIDFLMNYGDLYLGKTTVLCKDTPAFIANRIGVFGIMALFHLVEKMGLTVDEVDKLTGPVLGRPKSATFRTCDVVGLDTLIHVANGLAANCPNDEAKELFVLPNYVAKMAENKWLGSKTEQGFFKKVKTKDGKSEIQSLDLRTLEYKTSQKIKFATLESTKTIDNLNDRMKVLLAGKDKAGEFYRASFYGLFAYVSNRIPEISDEVYRIDSAMNAGFGWELGPFEAWDALGVSETVKAMESAGNKPAAWIYEMLKGGNTSFYKIENGQKKYYDIPTKTYKAIPGTENFILLENIRGTKTVWKNAGTTVTDIGDGILNVEFHTKMNTIGGEILQGVNTAIEMAEKDFRGVVISNEGQNFSAGANVGLIFMMAVEQNWDELNFAIKSFQNTMMRVRYSSIPVVVAPHNMALGGSCEMSMHSDKVMAHAETYMGLVEFGVGLIPGGGGTKEFAVRLSDEIREGDIELNNFRKRFLTIGQAQVSTSAYEAFDLGYLRKGQDAVVVSLPRLLAEAKAACIELADNGYSQPTPRNDIRVLGKEGLALAYLGANAMLSGKYISEHDVKISQKLGYVLCGGDLSQPTLVSEQYLLDLEREAFLSLAGERKTLERIQSILTGGKILRN